One Verrucomicrobiales bacterium genomic region harbors:
- a CDS encoding DUF1080 domain-containing protein, whose product MRALLRSRSLQTQLALSLVLFSVGSLAAQAAVGVGAKPIRGAEMFMDGSRQMLDEKWTYWQGPGFKSSLPIKWQIVPDPVDHGTVVMTDDPAAAGGQYGAADLVTKKEFRDFRLHVEFLIMKPGGNSGVYLQNRHEIQVLDGDRTSHGMGAVINESPSPYHAYNGVGKWNAYDIVYRAARFKDGKRVEKALVTMYFNGIKVHTNHPISQVWGGPRSGIDGGNDGGKGITDTPGGLKLQCEGHDVRYRNIWIKELNLKKPDTDFKR is encoded by the coding sequence ATGCGCGCTCTTCTTCGCTCACGGTCCCTTCAGACTCAGTTGGCTCTCTCTCTCGTGCTCTTCTCCGTTGGCTCCCTGGCGGCCCAGGCTGCGGTGGGGGTGGGAGCTAAACCCATCCGGGGAGCGGAGATGTTCATGGATGGCAGTCGTCAGATGCTGGATGAAAAGTGGACCTATTGGCAGGGGCCCGGGTTCAAATCGAGTCTTCCCATCAAATGGCAGATTGTTCCCGATCCGGTGGATCACGGAACGGTGGTGATGACCGATGATCCTGCGGCGGCCGGCGGTCAGTACGGGGCGGCCGACTTGGTGACCAAGAAGGAATTTCGCGACTTTCGGCTGCATGTTGAATTCCTGATCATGAAGCCCGGTGGCAACAGCGGGGTTTACCTGCAGAACCGACATGAAATTCAGGTGCTGGACGGCGACCGAACCAGCCACGGTATGGGTGCGGTGATCAACGAATCGCCTTCGCCGTATCACGCTTATAATGGAGTAGGAAAATGGAACGCGTATGACATCGTCTATCGTGCGGCGCGTTTCAAGGACGGCAAGCGGGTCGAGAAGGCGCTGGTCACCATGTATTTCAACGGAATTAAAGTGCACACGAACCACCCAATCTCTCAGGTATGGGGAGGCCCACGCTCCGGAATCGATGGCGGCAACGATGGTGGAAAAGGAATCACCGACACGCCCGGGGGGCTCAAGCTGCAGTGTGAGGGTCACGATGTTCGCTACCGTAACATCTGGATCAAGGAGCTGAACTTGAAAAAGCCCGATACCGACTTCAAGCGGTAG
- a CDS encoding PhoPQ-activated pathogenicity-related family protein, whose translation MAKMDHAQGMVGFQGFSLRVGPILALLGVVLSVGCSTGDVSAPSTSKPAASARSLTALDRYVAAPDTNFSWKLISSTKAEGCTVSVLQMNSQVWLTTNEVDRPLWQHWLTVVRPDSIQSSTGFLFIGGGSSKSGAPKKADDNVMRLALTTKSVVTELRNIPNQPVTFVGESKGMVEDELIAYTWDKYLRTGDEKWPARLPMTKAAVRAMDAITAFCATPEGGSMKVDRYMVAGGSKRGWTTWTTAAVDNRVVAIAPIVIDMLNIVPSFIHHWEVYGFWAPAVGDYVRRGIMDWTGSKEYEALMKIEEPYEYRDRLTMPKFIVNACGDQFFLPDSSQFYFNDLPGVKYLRYVPNTDHSLRGSDAWESVTACHDAILKQAPLPQFSWSRQPDGSIKVQTKDRPLEVKLWQATNPQARDFRLETIGRVWTSTALVDQGGGVYVGSVAKPPMGWTAYMVELTYPSSSPHPFKFTTDVVVNPNTTVHKYVQPKHP comes from the coding sequence ATGGCTAAGATGGATCATGCTCAAGGTATGGTTGGGTTCCAGGGGTTTTCACTTCGCGTGGGGCCTATCCTTGCTTTACTCGGGGTCGTCCTGTCAGTGGGTTGCTCCACGGGGGATGTCTCTGCGCCTTCTACTTCAAAGCCAGCTGCGTCGGCTCGTTCCCTGACTGCGCTGGATCGCTACGTCGCCGCGCCGGACACCAACTTCTCGTGGAAGCTCATCAGCTCCACCAAGGCCGAAGGCTGCACGGTGAGCGTGCTGCAGATGAATTCGCAGGTGTGGCTGACTACCAATGAGGTGGACCGCCCGCTCTGGCAGCATTGGCTGACGGTGGTTCGTCCGGACTCGATTCAGTCCTCCACCGGCTTTCTCTTCATTGGCGGGGGGAGTTCCAAAAGCGGCGCACCGAAAAAGGCTGACGACAATGTGATGCGATTGGCGCTCACCACCAAATCGGTGGTCACCGAGCTGCGGAATATTCCGAATCAGCCCGTGACCTTCGTGGGGGAGAGCAAAGGCATGGTGGAAGATGAGTTGATTGCGTACACTTGGGATAAGTACTTGCGCACGGGCGATGAGAAATGGCCGGCGCGATTGCCTATGACCAAGGCGGCGGTTCGAGCGATGGACGCCATCACGGCGTTCTGCGCCACCCCCGAGGGTGGTTCCATGAAAGTGGATCGCTACATGGTGGCCGGCGGATCCAAGCGTGGCTGGACCACTTGGACGACAGCGGCGGTGGACAATCGGGTTGTGGCGATCGCCCCGATCGTGATCGACATGCTGAACATCGTCCCGAGCTTCATCCACCACTGGGAGGTTTATGGATTTTGGGCTCCCGCCGTGGGTGACTACGTTCGACGCGGGATCATGGACTGGACTGGCAGCAAGGAGTATGAGGCGTTGATGAAGATCGAAGAGCCCTATGAGTATCGCGATCGTCTCACCATGCCCAAGTTCATCGTCAACGCCTGCGGCGATCAGTTTTTCCTGCCGGACTCCTCCCAATTCTATTTTAATGATCTGCCGGGTGTGAAGTATCTGCGCTACGTGCCGAACACGGATCACTCGCTCCGCGGCTCCGATGCCTGGGAGTCGGTGACGGCCTGCCACGACGCCATCCTTAAGCAGGCTCCCTTGCCGCAATTCTCCTGGTCGCGCCAGCCCGATGGTTCCATCAAGGTGCAAACCAAGGACCGTCCGCTCGAGGTGAAGCTCTGGCAGGCGACCAACCCCCAGGCTCGGGATTTTCGTTTGGAGACGATTGGACGAGTCTGGACCAGCACAGCGTTGGTGGATCAGGGCGGGGGAGTCTATGTTGGGTCAGTGGCGAAGCCACCCATGGGTTGGACCGCTTACATGGTCGAGTTGACCTATCCCAGTTCGAGCCCGCATCCGTTCAAGTTCACCACCGACGTTGTGGTCAACCCCAACACCACCGTTCACAAATACGTTCAGCCGAAGCATCCATGA
- a CDS encoding cation-translocating P-type ATPase — protein sequence MKQVFIGLLFILNAFLVEWFFEDGVTLASFSAMAGALILGVPIVMTAVKDLQRGVLSTNELVGIAVLASFASGNYIEAGVVAFFMLLGEIIETRTAEGARSSIESLIRLTPTKARRIVSGAEEEVAVRDLAIGDVIRVRPGDNVAADGVILTGQGSINQANITGESLPVDKKTGDEVYAGTQNLNGVLEIKVSRAGQDTTLGRVRGLILAAEKTKLPIMRIVDQYMSFYTPLVLVIGALVWAFTQDLSRVIAVFIVACPCAFVLATPTAMVAALSAAARLGILIKNVGDIELAARINAFIFDKTGTLTTGKLAVSRLNPLGDTTPADLLRIAAIAEKYSNHPTAKALSQLAQEAGVSMGEPVDFSETAGRGVTATVDGKKVLVGRAQWLKESGVLGDFINSVDLNETEGYSLVFVAQNGQCIGWIGLQDQTRAEARESLAELKAIGVRRMAMVSGDRTPVAKRVAQEIGCEEVLGDCLPQNKVEYVKQMKSKGYRVAVVGDGVNDAPALAAGDLGIAMGAAGSEVAIHSATIALMNSDLRRLPFLIRLSRQTRIVINQNFLFGVFFVIGGLVFAALKYINPIVAAVMHVAGSLLVVFNSFRLVRQGEELEPFQVPGAAGTGPDGGSDGHSPADHSHHDHGAPAVASIQFKPRASAG from the coding sequence ATGAAGCAGGTGTTCATCGGCCTGCTCTTTATCCTCAATGCGTTTCTGGTGGAGTGGTTCTTCGAGGACGGGGTCACGCTGGCTTCCTTTAGTGCGATGGCCGGCGCTCTCATCCTGGGTGTGCCGATCGTGATGACTGCGGTCAAGGATCTGCAACGCGGTGTCCTCAGCACCAATGAGCTGGTCGGCATCGCAGTGCTGGCTTCCTTCGCTTCTGGCAACTATATCGAGGCGGGTGTGGTGGCGTTCTTCATGTTGCTGGGCGAGATCATCGAGACCCGAACCGCGGAGGGTGCCCGATCTTCCATCGAATCTCTCATTCGACTGACTCCTACCAAGGCTCGTCGGATTGTGAGCGGGGCCGAGGAAGAGGTGGCGGTGCGGGATCTGGCGATCGGGGACGTGATTCGCGTTCGGCCGGGTGACAACGTCGCGGCGGATGGCGTGATCCTGACGGGGCAGGGTTCCATCAACCAGGCCAACATCACGGGTGAGTCCTTGCCGGTCGACAAGAAAACGGGCGATGAGGTCTATGCTGGCACTCAGAATTTGAACGGCGTGCTGGAGATCAAAGTCAGCCGTGCCGGACAGGACACCACCTTGGGTCGAGTACGGGGGCTCATTCTTGCTGCGGAGAAGACCAAGCTCCCCATCATGCGGATCGTCGATCAGTACATGAGCTTCTATACGCCATTGGTCCTGGTGATCGGTGCGTTGGTCTGGGCGTTCACCCAAGATTTGAGCCGGGTTATCGCGGTGTTCATCGTCGCCTGCCCGTGTGCGTTCGTCCTGGCGACTCCAACCGCGATGGTCGCTGCACTATCGGCGGCGGCTCGGTTGGGGATCCTCATTAAGAATGTGGGCGACATCGAGTTGGCGGCCCGTATCAACGCCTTTATTTTCGACAAGACCGGTACGCTTACGACCGGGAAGCTCGCGGTGAGTCGGTTGAATCCGCTGGGTGACACGACCCCGGCCGATCTGCTGCGCATCGCGGCGATCGCCGAAAAATACAGCAACCACCCCACCGCCAAAGCGTTGTCTCAACTGGCTCAGGAGGCGGGAGTGTCGATGGGGGAACCCGTCGACTTTTCTGAGACGGCTGGACGTGGAGTTACCGCGACGGTGGATGGCAAGAAGGTCTTGGTTGGCCGTGCGCAGTGGCTCAAGGAAAGCGGGGTCCTCGGTGATTTCATCAACTCGGTCGATTTGAACGAAACCGAGGGGTACAGCCTGGTGTTCGTCGCTCAAAACGGGCAGTGCATTGGCTGGATCGGTTTGCAGGACCAGACCCGTGCCGAGGCTCGGGAGTCCTTGGCAGAACTGAAAGCGATTGGTGTTCGCCGAATGGCCATGGTCTCGGGGGATCGCACGCCGGTCGCCAAACGTGTGGCTCAAGAGATCGGGTGCGAGGAGGTTCTGGGAGATTGCTTGCCTCAGAACAAGGTCGAGTATGTGAAGCAGATGAAGAGCAAGGGCTATCGCGTCGCGGTCGTGGGGGATGGTGTCAACGATGCCCCGGCCCTGGCGGCGGGAGACTTGGGAATCGCCATGGGCGCCGCCGGTAGCGAGGTGGCCATCCATAGCGCCACCATTGCCCTGATGAACAGCGACCTGCGCCGTTTGCCTTTCCTGATCCGGCTGTCGCGCCAGACCCGGATTGTGATCAACCAAAACTTCCTTTTCGGAGTGTTCTTCGTCATTGGCGGCTTGGTCTTCGCCGCGTTGAAATACATCAACCCCATCGTCGCCGCGGTCATGCACGTTGCGGGATCGCTGTTGGTGGTGTTCAACAGCTTCCGTCTCGTCCGTCAAGGGGAGGAGTTGGAGCCCTTCCAGGTGCCAGGTGCTGCAGGAACGGGACCTGATGGTGGATCGGATGGGCACTCGCCTGCCGATCATTCGCATCACGATCATGGGGCTCCCGCGGTCGCCTCGATCCAGTTCAAGCCGCGTGCTTCGGCGGGCTGA
- the ruvA gene encoding Holliday junction branch migration protein RuvA, with protein MISFLRGKLVDSLPTHVTVDVNGVGYEVQIPLSTFHVLPALGSEVKLLTQLIVREDAHLLFGFATHPERDMFKLLINTVSGIGPKIALSLLSGLSVTAIRGAVASRDIKALSSISGVGKKTAERIVVELGDKVGASGAWEASSAQHSLSSSDQKVNDAVLALMALGYKQPEALESIRTTQAVLGGEAAVEDLVRASLKRSRA; from the coding sequence ATGATTAGTTTTCTTCGCGGCAAGTTGGTAGATAGCCTTCCCACTCATGTGACGGTGGACGTCAACGGGGTGGGCTACGAGGTTCAGATCCCACTGAGCACCTTTCATGTGCTCCCAGCTCTGGGCTCGGAGGTGAAGCTGTTGACTCAGCTGATTGTCAGGGAAGATGCACACCTACTCTTCGGCTTTGCGACTCATCCGGAGCGGGATATGTTCAAGCTGCTGATTAACACGGTCAGCGGCATAGGTCCCAAGATCGCGCTGAGTTTGCTGAGCGGTTTGAGCGTCACCGCGATTCGGGGCGCCGTTGCCAGCCGCGACATCAAGGCCCTATCCTCGATCTCGGGTGTTGGAAAGAAGACTGCGGAGCGAATTGTGGTCGAGTTGGGGGACAAGGTTGGGGCCTCTGGCGCTTGGGAAGCCAGCAGCGCTCAACACTCCCTTTCTTCCTCGGATCAAAAAGTGAACGATGCCGTTCTGGCCCTGATGGCCCTGGGCTACAAGCAACCTGAGGCATTGGAATCCATTCGGACCACTCAGGCTGTTCTGGGGGGCGAAGCGGCGGTGGAAGATTTGGTGAGAGCGAGCCTCAAGCGATCCCGGGCATGA
- a CDS encoding protease modulator HflC, which yields MKKNPISIAVGALLLLIFVILLFVYQVRTTEVAVITTFGKPTDQKTEPGAYFQWPWPINKVYKLDKRTRSLEIGLQQSTTADENSLLVMSYLGWAVDDPKEFFPRFDRGSHVAAESKLKEMLLNAQKQVVGRHRLQDLISLDPSQLKFTQIEQEMLEVLRTQCKTQKYGIDVQFVHIKRLGLPEGTTTAVLDRMSAERRQLVTKIKADGDAESAEIRSRAAIEAQSKIKQATSDALRIKGEGEAEVNKILTVLEKNPELATFLSSLTALESILGSRATVIMEPNWPLIDLLTPKGGVKGSSNH from the coding sequence ATGAAAAAGAATCCTATTTCAATCGCAGTGGGAGCGCTGCTCCTGCTGATCTTTGTCATCCTCCTGTTCGTATACCAGGTGAGAACCACCGAAGTCGCGGTGATCACCACCTTCGGCAAGCCTACCGACCAAAAAACGGAGCCTGGCGCTTACTTCCAGTGGCCCTGGCCGATCAACAAGGTCTACAAGCTCGACAAACGCACGCGCAGCCTGGAGATCGGTCTCCAACAGTCCACCACCGCCGATGAAAACAGCCTGCTCGTGATGAGCTATCTCGGCTGGGCGGTGGATGATCCGAAGGAGTTTTTCCCCCGCTTCGACCGGGGAAGCCATGTGGCGGCTGAAAGCAAACTCAAAGAGATGCTGCTGAACGCTCAGAAGCAGGTGGTGGGCCGGCATCGGCTTCAGGACCTGATCAGCCTCGACCCGTCCCAGCTCAAGTTCACCCAGATCGAGCAGGAGATGCTGGAAGTCCTGCGGACGCAGTGCAAAACCCAGAAATACGGGATCGATGTTCAGTTCGTTCACATCAAGCGCTTGGGCTTGCCGGAAGGAACCACCACCGCCGTGCTGGATCGCATGAGTGCTGAACGGCGTCAGCTCGTGACCAAGATCAAGGCGGATGGGGATGCGGAGTCGGCGGAGATTCGCTCGCGTGCCGCGATCGAAGCGCAGAGCAAGATCAAGCAGGCCACCTCCGACGCATTGCGCATCAAGGGCGAGGGGGAGGCTGAGGTGAACAAGATCTTGACGGTGCTCGAGAAGAACCCCGAATTGGCCACCTTCCTGTCCAGCCTCACCGCTCTCGAGTCGATCCTGGGGAGCCGAGCGACGGTCATCATGGAGCCCAATTGGCCCTTGATAGACCTTCTGACGCCGAAGGGTGGCGTCAAAGGCAGTTCTAACCACTGA
- a CDS encoding lysophospholipid acyltransferase family protein: protein MIVSQPPTREAPLRSKNVVIPRKLKWHGECLAWLIHWVIRGLGLTLRVRFEAAPEVTERVLKGPVIFAIWHNRLSLALPAYGWTIRKHRPHRRMAAIVSASRDGALVARVLELFEVQPVRGSSSRRGSQALLELVTQAERGLDLAVTPDGPRGPAYRVQEGVIAMAQLTGFPVIPCSYVLDTKIQLKTWDRFQIPIPFTSVRVRMGEPVEVPRDLPAAEREGFRQLLEQRMAALAGD, encoded by the coding sequence ATGATTGTGTCACAGCCTCCGACGCGGGAAGCGCCGCTCCGATCCAAGAATGTTGTGATCCCTCGCAAATTAAAATGGCATGGAGAATGCCTGGCCTGGCTCATCCATTGGGTGATCCGCGGTCTTGGGTTGACGCTGCGGGTGCGCTTCGAGGCGGCACCGGAGGTGACGGAGCGCGTCCTTAAGGGGCCGGTCATTTTTGCCATTTGGCACAATCGACTCTCGCTCGCCCTGCCGGCGTATGGCTGGACCATCAGGAAACACCGTCCGCATCGGCGCATGGCGGCGATCGTGAGTGCCAGTCGGGATGGAGCGCTGGTCGCCCGGGTTCTGGAGCTCTTTGAGGTTCAGCCGGTTCGCGGCTCGTCCAGTCGTCGCGGGTCGCAGGCCTTGCTGGAGCTCGTTACCCAAGCGGAGCGAGGCTTGGATCTGGCGGTGACTCCGGATGGCCCTCGTGGCCCGGCTTACCGAGTCCAGGAGGGGGTCATCGCGATGGCTCAGCTGACGGGTTTTCCCGTCATCCCGTGTAGTTATGTCCTGGATACCAAGATTCAGCTCAAGACCTGGGATCGGTTTCAAATCCCCATTCCTTTCACTTCAGTCCGGGTTCGTATGGGGGAGCCGGTGGAGGTTCCGCGCGACCTTCCAGCCGCGGAACGTGAAGGGTTTCGCCAGTTGCTGGAGCAGCGGATGGCGGCTTTGGCGGGGGATTAG
- a CDS encoding protease modulator HflK, with translation MSEGTSPSSGSGSKPSGKPAHDHPHSHAGHEHAHDHDHDHPHAHGHDHDHDHGHSAPPPPTPDPDADLLKDSGAQALSEALRRSFGILKIVMILLVLVFLGSNLKVVGPEERGVILRLGTPVGQGEAMLIPPGPKLAWPYPIDEFIKIPMSRLQQVSSTVGWYQTSVAAEATGTEQGFDRFLSPVRDGYTITGDTNIVHVRATFGYRITDPARYVFAFENTPQLLTNALNNAIHYASARSPVASLLQTGLADFKDRVRERLNTLIEQQRLGITVDNITATIIAPRQVKEFFDQVLTARSEADSAKSDANGAAIQITQDASSTANGIVFAARSERDNETKRVLDESKRFQALLPDYLRARELFRQRYLSEMMQRIGPGLQDRLIMTDPHGGQKRELRILLNRDERMQNSKPATPAVLVPAPAGDKH, from the coding sequence ATGAGCGAAGGCACCAGCCCCTCATCCGGTTCCGGATCCAAGCCGTCGGGCAAACCCGCCCACGACCATCCGCATTCCCATGCGGGTCATGAGCACGCGCACGATCATGACCATGATCATCCCCATGCCCATGGTCATGATCACGATCACGATCACGGGCATTCGGCCCCGCCCCCGCCGACGCCCGATCCCGACGCAGACTTGCTGAAGGATTCGGGCGCGCAAGCCCTGTCCGAGGCGCTGCGCCGCAGCTTTGGAATCTTGAAGATCGTCATGATCCTGCTGGTGCTTGTTTTCCTTGGATCGAATCTGAAAGTGGTCGGTCCGGAGGAACGGGGCGTCATTCTTCGCTTGGGAACCCCGGTGGGCCAGGGAGAGGCGATGCTGATTCCGCCAGGTCCGAAGCTCGCGTGGCCCTATCCGATCGATGAGTTCATCAAGATTCCCATGAGTCGTCTGCAACAGGTGAGTTCCACGGTGGGTTGGTATCAAACATCCGTGGCGGCTGAGGCGACTGGAACGGAGCAAGGCTTCGATCGTTTCCTCAGTCCGGTCCGCGATGGTTACACGATCACTGGGGACACGAACATCGTGCACGTTCGTGCCACCTTCGGCTACCGCATCACCGACCCGGCGCGCTATGTGTTCGCCTTTGAGAACACCCCGCAGTTGCTGACCAATGCGCTCAACAATGCCATTCATTACGCATCGGCTCGGTCGCCGGTGGCTTCGTTGCTCCAGACCGGGCTGGCCGACTTTAAGGACCGGGTTCGGGAGCGTCTCAATACCCTGATCGAACAGCAGCGATTGGGAATCACGGTGGACAACATCACGGCCACCATTATCGCTCCGCGGCAGGTGAAGGAGTTTTTCGATCAGGTGCTCACCGCCCGCAGCGAAGCCGATTCTGCGAAAAGCGACGCGAACGGTGCCGCCATTCAAATCACCCAGGACGCCAGCAGCACTGCCAACGGGATTGTTTTCGCCGCCCGGAGCGAGCGGGACAATGAAACCAAGCGGGTCTTGGATGAGTCGAAGCGGTTTCAAGCGCTGCTTCCCGACTACTTGCGTGCTCGCGAGTTGTTCCGGCAGAGGTATTTAAGCGAGATGATGCAGCGGATCGGACCCGGACTGCAGGACCGGCTGATCATGACTGACCCTCACGGTGGCCAGAAACGCGAACTGAGGATACTATTGAATCGTGATGAACGGATGCAGAATTCGAAACCAGCGACGCCGGCGGTCTTGGTGCCAGCACCGGCAGGCGACAAACACTGA
- a CDS encoding S8 family serine peptidase codes for MLPLGAVLAEGAEHATWTFRFPQLRSFSPALVLVAETLDETAAWMPVRPASEPDQTWYFGDRVVLQVSMGVDPFGLPGMEGLKVSRTVAADLYLVQTASPSAAVALAELLSSTIGVSSAYPSYRRPVEIEYAYAPAPNDLFFGPQVANVSGQWYLENRNSTNGLPLGVDLNARGAWPYARGAGVTIAIADSGVELDHPDLVDRTTGAPHRNFITGSDDGSPVTRSGLGGAHGTACAGLAAATANNGLPMTGMAPESGLASWVIVDRQGKLTSDERLAEMFMHALETVSVQNHSWRIPTKKQDGPGLLEDAAIQEAISNGRAGKGVVMVRAAGNGRESGQNANDDSYANDWRVICVGAVSSVGRATSYSQPGACLLVTAPGGGGSTSESGLFTTDLKGTDGANFLGFFPPFEYLSSYLFNSLGFVGTSAAAPLVSGLAALLLEVNPNLTVRDVQQILLLSARQFDRRDPDLGSNGVGLLTSHNTGFGIPDAGEAVRLAQRWSNRPPVEIHVIPPQEALVPIPDDGLRVWITGQDIPEELKSLRTLPSTGPFADVPIGDLPLRPAGPSDGGAVLNLTNSVAVMEFERGKVVQQIEYAARQGASFVMVYNCTIDGTNPCPLRVGLPLTSTDYTSIPAVFVGRTNALALLELSRTNPTVRARLQVSSAEFSIPVTNTLSLEHVRLRIQTDHPVRGDLRITLTSPAGTRSILQRLNDDTTPGPVDWTYSSTRHFYEPSRGEWKVAISDLSAGGVGQVLSCGLILNGVSIPDTDNDGLDDEWERTFLGDLSRGPQDRVARDAYSLIRKYVSGMDPRVESAPFYLDMYRWSENLVRLSWPAGNGDDRLLSGDALGQLSQVTEPGLAFWESVYFVPLTNRAEFFRVEWP; via the coding sequence GTGCTACCGCTTGGTGCGGTGCTGGCCGAGGGGGCTGAGCACGCCACCTGGACCTTCCGTTTTCCACAACTTCGCAGCTTTTCTCCGGCGCTCGTGCTTGTGGCGGAAACGTTGGATGAAACCGCAGCTTGGATGCCCGTTCGGCCCGCTTCCGAGCCTGATCAAACCTGGTATTTTGGGGATCGCGTTGTTCTGCAGGTGTCGATGGGAGTGGATCCCTTCGGACTTCCGGGGATGGAAGGCCTAAAGGTCTCCCGAACTGTGGCTGCGGATCTCTATCTAGTACAGACCGCCAGTCCGTCGGCGGCAGTGGCTTTGGCGGAGTTGCTCAGCTCCACCATCGGGGTGAGCAGCGCTTATCCCAGCTATCGGCGTCCGGTGGAAATTGAGTATGCCTATGCGCCCGCCCCCAACGATCTGTTCTTTGGTCCCCAAGTCGCGAACGTTTCAGGGCAGTGGTATCTGGAGAACCGCAACTCGACCAACGGCTTGCCACTGGGTGTAGATCTCAACGCTCGCGGAGCCTGGCCTTATGCCCGAGGGGCGGGGGTCACCATCGCCATTGCAGACTCCGGCGTGGAATTGGATCATCCCGACCTGGTTGACCGAACGACGGGCGCGCCGCATCGCAATTTCATCACCGGTTCCGATGATGGTTCACCTGTCACGCGATCCGGACTCGGCGGTGCCCACGGAACGGCTTGCGCGGGCCTGGCGGCGGCGACCGCCAACAATGGGCTTCCCATGACCGGAATGGCTCCCGAGTCCGGGTTGGCTTCCTGGGTTATCGTGGACCGACAGGGGAAGCTAACCAGCGATGAACGATTGGCGGAGATGTTCATGCACGCGTTGGAGACGGTCTCGGTTCAGAATCATTCCTGGCGAATACCCACCAAAAAGCAGGACGGCCCAGGCTTGCTGGAAGATGCGGCGATTCAGGAAGCTATTTCCAACGGCCGGGCTGGCAAGGGAGTGGTGATGGTTCGCGCCGCCGGCAACGGGAGAGAGTCGGGGCAGAATGCCAACGACGATTCCTATGCTAACGACTGGCGGGTGATTTGCGTCGGAGCGGTTAGCTCGGTAGGGCGGGCGACCAGTTACAGCCAGCCGGGAGCCTGCTTGTTGGTGACGGCGCCCGGAGGTGGGGGCAGCACGTCGGAGAGCGGTTTGTTTACCACCGACCTCAAGGGGACAGATGGCGCGAACTTTCTCGGGTTTTTCCCGCCCTTCGAATACCTGTCCTCCTATCTGTTTAATAGTCTGGGTTTCGTTGGAACCTCCGCCGCCGCGCCCTTGGTTTCCGGGCTGGCTGCGCTGCTTCTGGAAGTGAATCCGAATCTCACTGTTCGTGATGTTCAGCAGATCCTGCTCCTTTCGGCCCGGCAGTTTGATCGGCGCGATCCCGACCTCGGGAGTAACGGTGTCGGATTGCTCACCAGTCACAATACCGGGTTCGGCATTCCGGATGCCGGTGAAGCGGTGCGATTGGCGCAGCGCTGGAGCAATCGTCCCCCCGTGGAGATTCACGTGATCCCTCCTCAAGAGGCTCTGGTGCCCATCCCCGATGATGGCCTGCGTGTCTGGATCACCGGGCAGGATATTCCCGAGGAACTCAAATCATTGAGAACCTTGCCCAGCACTGGGCCGTTCGCGGACGTCCCTATCGGAGATTTGCCGCTGCGGCCGGCTGGACCTTCCGACGGCGGAGCTGTTCTCAATCTCACCAACTCAGTGGCGGTTATGGAATTCGAACGGGGCAAGGTGGTGCAGCAAATTGAGTACGCCGCCCGGCAAGGGGCCAGCTTCGTCATGGTTTACAACTGCACCATCGATGGAACGAACCCTTGCCCGCTTCGCGTTGGGCTTCCTTTAACGAGTACGGACTACACCTCCATCCCGGCGGTCTTCGTAGGGCGCACCAATGCTTTGGCGCTGCTCGAGCTCTCCCGGACGAACCCTACGGTTCGGGCGCGACTGCAGGTTTCCTCAGCGGAGTTTAGCATTCCCGTCACGAACACCCTGTCTCTTGAGCATGTTCGCTTGAGGATTCAGACCGACCACCCGGTTCGAGGTGACCTGCGGATTACGCTGACCTCGCCTGCGGGCACTCGCAGCATTTTGCAGCGGCTCAACGACGATACCACTCCGGGACCGGTGGACTGGACCTATTCCTCCACCCGACATTTTTATGAGCCCAGCCGAGGGGAGTGGAAGGTGGCGATCTCGGATCTTTCGGCGGGGGGCGTCGGTCAAGTGCTGTCGTGCGGACTCATTTTAAACGGGGTCTCCATCCCCGACACTGACAATGACGGTTTAGATGATGAGTGGGAGAGGACATTTCTGGGCGACCTGTCCCGCGGTCCTCAGGACCGTGTGGCTCGCGACGCCTATTCGCTGATACGAAAGTATGTCAGTGGAATGGATCCTCGCGTGGAGTCGGCACCGTTTTACTTGGACATGTACCGTTGGAGCGAGAATCTGGTCCGGCTGAGTTGGCCCGCAGGAAATGGGGACGATCGATTGCTTTCCGGCGATGCATTGGGGCAACTGAGTCAGGTAACCGAGCCTGGGTTAGCCTTTTGGGAGTCGGTGTATTTTGTGCCGCTCACCAACCGGGCCGAGTTCTTCCGGGTGGAGTGGCCGTGA